A region from the Chanodichthys erythropterus isolate Z2021 chromosome 5, ASM2448905v1, whole genome shotgun sequence genome encodes:
- the LOC137020476 gene encoding leucine-rich repeat-containing protein 27-like, translating to MSDHHLHLSLDSEEGAVKSASLNDMLHMSRRGLKDISASVLQMTHLKSLYLEGNEISGFPEHFFGSFPSLVWLDVRNNQITALPVAVGQHRCLKTLLLEGNPITELPPELGNLITLKALSLRKCPLTFPPRDVLDRGLPQILHYLRRSQLGEVSEVEKLQLRLSSLDVCEEDDPDIQHFQELRHRIIQMERDELGAADPARLTRTRSPCLKKSGITT from the exons ATGAGTGATCATCATCTCCATCTGAGCCTCGACTCTGAAGAAGGAGCCGTAAAATCTGCATCCCTGAACGACATGCTGCACATGAGTAGAAGAGGACTGAAGGACATCTCAGCTTCTGTGTTACAGATGACGCATCTAAAG AGTTTGTATCTGGAGGGTAATGAAATCAGCGGGTTTCCTGAGCATTTCTTTGGCAGTTTTCCGTCTCTTGTCTGGTTGGATGTGAGGAACAATCAGATCACAGCTCTTCCAGTCGCTGTCGGCCAGCACAG GTGTTTGAAGACATTGCTTTTGGAGGGCAATCCGATCACAGAGCTTCCCCCAGAGCTGG GTAATCTGATCACGCTGAAGGCCTTGAGCCTGAGGAAGTGCCCTCTCACATTCCCTCCCCGAGACGTCCTGGACCGCGGCCTGCCGCAGATCCTCCACTACCTGCGCCGCTCTCAACTAGGTGAAG TATCAGAGGTGGAGAAGCTGCAGCTGCGTCTCTCCAGCCTGGATGTGTGTGAGGAAGACGATCCAGACATACAGCACTTTCAGGAGCTCCGGCACAGGATCATCCAGATGGAAAGGGATGAATTAGGGGCTGCTGACCCCGCCAGACTGACCAGAACCCG GTCTCCGTGTCTGAAAAAGTCTGGGATTACTACTTAA